A part of Ursus arctos isolate Adak ecotype North America chromosome X, UrsArc2.0, whole genome shotgun sequence genomic DNA contains:
- the LOC125281276 gene encoding centromere protein V-like protein 3, producing the protein MGRVRNGANTQPRGRKRPGDPAAACAAVAVMGARRPPGFQVRMGSQAAGRKPATARRDLARLRRKRWWRRAREAGSKGPLRSPKPRAPAVSPGEMDLGAQRERWETFRKRRGLSCEGAAKFLLDTFEYPGLVYHTGGCHCGAVRFAVWAPADLRVVDCSCRLCRKKQHRHFLVPASRFTLLLGAESIVTYRSHTHPALHSFCSRCGVQSFHASVSDPGVYGVAPHCLDAGTVRSVVIEEVDGGDWGEEAVEEPKAIQSASPE; encoded by the coding sequence ATGGGCAGAGTGAGGAACGGCGCCAACACCCAGCCTCGGGGACGAAAGCGGCCCGGGGATCCCGCCGCCGCCTGCGCAGCCGTCGCGGTCATGGGCGCGCGGCGCCCACCTGGTTTCCAAGTCCGCATGGGGAGCCAAGCGGCAGGAAGGAAGCCGGCGACGGCCAGGCGGGATCTCGCAAGGTTGCGGCGGAAACGCTGGTGGCGGCGCGCCCGGGAGGCAGGCTCCAAAGGCCCGCTGCGATCCCCGAAGCCGCGGGCGCCCGCCGTGTCCCCAGGCGAAATGGACCTGGGCGCGCAGCGGGAGCGCTGGGAGACGTTCAGGAAGCGACGGGGCCTCAGCTGCGAGGGTGCCGCCAAGTTCCTGCTGGACACCTTCGAGTACCCAGGCCTGGTATATCACACGGGAGGCTGCCACTGCGGCGCGGTCCGCTTCGCCGTCTGGGCCCCCGCAGATCTGCGCGTGGTGGATTGCAGCTGCAGGCTGTGCAGGAAGAAGCAGCACCGACACTTCCTCGTCCCGGCCTCGCGCTTCACTCTCCTGCTGGGCGCCGAGAGCATCGTCACCTATCGATCCCACACGCACCCCGCGCTGCACAGCTTCTGCAGCAGGTGCGGGGTGCAGAGTTTCCACGCCTCTGTCTCTGACCCCGGCGTGTATGGCGTCGCCCCGCACTGCCTGGACGCCGGCACCGTGCGCAGTGTGGTCATCGAGGAGGTCGACGGTGGCGACTGGGGGGAGGAGGCCGTGGAGGAGCCCAAGGCCATCCAGAGTGCATCCCCCGAGTGA